One part of the Candidatus Melainabacteria bacterium genome encodes these proteins:
- the gcvPB gene encoding aminomethyl-transferring glycine dehydrogenase subunit GcvPB — MTKVIFEKSKKGRISANLPSIDEPSEISQYIPKSFIRQSSLNLPEVSELDLTRHFSELANKNFSIDKGFYPLGSCTMKYNPKLNEIISRFEDLTTLHPKQPASQVQGALEIMFVLSEYLKEIGGFKAITLQPAAGAHGELTGLLMIKKFFENQNNKKRNKVLVPDTAHGTNPASASMCGFKVVELKSNNKGQVDIDILRKNLDDTVAAIMLTNPNTLGIFEENILAISKMVHTAGGLLYYDGANLNAIMGIARPGDMGFDVCHLNLHKTFSTPHGGGGPGAGVVCCNEKLEPFLPIPTLTKNNNGKFFWDYDKKDSIGKVKAFYGNFGMFVRALAYILANGKEGLNQVSKDAMLNANYLKEKLKNDYDLPYDVDCMHEFVLSGKRQKAKGVSTLAIAKRLLDFGIHSPTIYFPLVVQEAIMIEPTETESKEELDNFIEVMKRIAKEVILDPNIVNGAPYNTPVSRVDEATAARNLNLCWTQSCN, encoded by the coding sequence ATGACAAAAGTAATATTTGAAAAATCTAAAAAAGGAAGGATATCAGCAAACCTCCCAAGTATAGATGAACCTTCTGAAATATCGCAATATATTCCAAAAAGTTTTATCCGTCAGAGCAGTTTAAATCTTCCTGAAGTCTCAGAATTAGATTTAACTAGACATTTCTCAGAACTTGCAAACAAAAATTTTTCTATTGACAAAGGATTTTACCCATTAGGTTCATGCACAATGAAATACAATCCAAAGTTAAATGAAATAATTTCAAGATTTGAAGACCTAACAACTCTTCATCCTAAGCAACCCGCCTCACAAGTTCAAGGTGCACTTGAAATAATGTTTGTTCTTAGTGAGTACTTAAAAGAAATAGGCGGATTTAAAGCTATTACTTTACAACCAGCTGCAGGCGCACATGGAGAGTTAACCGGGCTTTTAATGATAAAAAAATTTTTTGAAAATCAAAACAATAAAAAAAGAAATAAGGTTTTAGTACCTGATACAGCTCATGGTACTAATCCTGCATCAGCTAGCATGTGTGGATTTAAAGTAGTAGAACTAAAATCAAATAACAAAGGGCAAGTAGATATAGATATTTTAAGAAAAAATCTTGATGATACAGTTGCAGCAATAATGTTAACTAATCCAAATACACTTGGGATTTTTGAAGAAAACATACTTGCTATTAGTAAAATGGTTCACACTGCAGGAGGGCTTTTATACTACGATGGAGCAAACTTAAATGCAATTATGGGAATTGCCAGACCTGGTGACATGGGATTTGATGTATGCCACTTAAATTTACACAAAACATTTTCTACTCCTCATGGCGGTGGTGGTCCAGGAGCAGGTGTTGTTTGTTGTAATGAAAAGTTAGAGCCATTTTTACCAATACCAACACTAACTAAAAATAACAATGGTAAATTTTTCTGGGATTATGATAAAAAAGATTCTATTGGAAAAGTAAAAGCCTTCTATGGTAATTTTGGAATGTTTGTTAGAGCATTAGCATACATCTTAGCTAATGGTAAAGAAGGTTTAAACCAAGTAAGCAAAGATGCCATGCTTAATGCAAATTATTTAAAGGAAAAACTAAAAAATGATTATGATCTTCCTTATGATGTAGACTGTATGCATGAATTTGTTCTATCTGGAAAAAGACAAAAAGCAAAAGGTGTAAGTACTTTAGCAATTGCAAAAAGACTTCTTGACTTTGGTATACATTCCCCCACAATATATTTCCCTCTTGTTGTTCAAGAAGCAATTATGATTGAACCTACAGAAACAGAATCAAAAGAAGAGCTAGATAATTTTATAGAAGTTATGAAAAGAATTGCAAAAGAAGTTATCTTGGATCCAAATATTGTTAACGGGGCACCATATAATACTCCTGTTAGTAGAGTTGATGAAGCCACTGCTGCAAGAAATTTAAATCTTTGTTGGACCCAAAGCTGTAATTAA
- a CDS encoding DUF2905 domain-containing protein, translating into MDLTSIAKYFIYFGVLLILLGGLLYLLSKTGIGFGKLPGDILIQKDNFTFYLPLATSIIISIVLSILLSIIIRK; encoded by the coding sequence ATGGATTTAACATCAATAGCAAAATATTTTATATATTTTGGAGTATTACTTATCCTACTTGGTGGTCTTTTATACTTACTTAGTAAAACCGGGATTGGGTTTGGAAAATTACCAGGTGACATACTAATACAAAAGGATAATTTTACTTTTTATCTTCCCCTTGCAACATCCATAATTATAAGTATTGTTTTAAGCATCCTACTTAGCATAATTATAAGAAAATGA